The following are encoded in a window of Chryseobacterium sp. genomic DNA:
- a CDS encoding thioredoxin family protein: MSQKFQELIQSERPVLIDFFATWCGPCKVQSSVLTTVKDNIGEAARIIKIDVDQYPAIAAQYGVRGVPTLAVFKKGELLWKESGVHDVNTLTQLLTGFASDN; this comes from the coding sequence ATGTCACAGAAATTTCAGGAATTAATCCAGTCTGAACGGCCGGTGCTTATAGACTTCTTCGCCACATGGTGCGGCCCCTGTAAGGTTCAGTCTTCTGTTCTGACCACAGTAAAGGACAATATTGGCGAGGCGGCCAGAATCATAAAAATTGATGTAGACCAATATCCCGCCATCGCCGCACAGTATGGAGTCCGGGGCGTTCCCACACTTGCGGTCTTTAAAAAAGGCGAACTTTTATGGAAAGAAAGCGGTGTTCATGATGTAAACACCCTAACCCAACTGCTTACGGGGTTTGCCTCAGACAATTAA
- a CDS encoding nitrilase-related carbon-nitrogen hydrolase gives MKISGLNLDISWKNKEENFSKITEQFSDVVADIYLLPEMFATGFCMQPAEIADRNGETLKWMQEFARDKDAAVCGSVSVEDSGKFYNRMYFVKPDGSWEKYDKRHLFSFSGEDKVYTAGKERVVVNYNGFRILLQVCYDLRFPVFSRNKGDYDLALYVANWPEKRVAAWQHLLKARAIENLAGVFGLNRIGKDGNDLVYTESSHAFFADGTELSTKDGNIISAEFNLTELQDFRSHFRFLDDGDRFAIED, from the coding sequence ATGAAAATATCAGGTTTGAATCTGGACATCAGCTGGAAGAATAAAGAAGAGAATTTCTCAAAAATTACGGAGCAATTCAGTGATGTTGTGGCCGATATTTATCTTCTGCCGGAAATGTTTGCCACAGGTTTCTGCATGCAGCCGGCTGAAATCGCCGACAGGAACGGGGAGACCTTAAAGTGGATGCAGGAATTTGCCCGCGATAAAGACGCAGCGGTGTGCGGAAGCGTCTCTGTGGAGGACAGCGGGAAATTCTACAACAGGATGTATTTTGTGAAACCCGACGGTTCCTGGGAAAAGTATGACAAACGACACCTCTTTTCTTTTTCAGGCGAGGATAAAGTGTACACAGCCGGGAAGGAGCGGGTAGTGGTGAACTACAATGGTTTCCGCATATTGCTGCAGGTTTGTTACGACCTCAGATTCCCTGTGTTTTCGCGGAATAAAGGTGATTATGACCTGGCTCTATATGTTGCCAACTGGCCGGAGAAAAGGGTTGCCGCTTGGCAGCACCTCCTGAAAGCCCGTGCCATCGAAAACCTGGCCGGTGTTTTTGGTCTGAACCGGATCGGTAAGGATGGTAATGACCTCGTTTACACCGAAAGCTCACATGCCTTTTTCGCCGATGGAACGGAACTGAGTACAAAAGACGGCAATATTATTTCGGCAGAATTTAATCTAACCGAACTGCAAGACTTTCGCAGTCATTTCCGTTTTCTGGATGATGGGGACCGTTTTGCAATCGAAGATTAA
- the rseP gene encoding RIP metalloprotease RseP, translated as MELTIQIFQFILSISILVLLHELGHFLPARWFRTRAEKFFLFFDPYFSLFSMKKINGQWKFKFISQNLPDTETVLINGERKEVPINIEALPDSDWRKHPESTKYGIGWLPLGGYVKIAGMVDESMDTEQLKKPAEPYEFRSKPAWQRLIIMLGGVTVNFFLAWLIYSCLSFFNGETYRDLNKFENGIGVMGSGQKMGFRNGDKILKVDGKPVDRYETASLNILFSNEVTVERDGKEHTFTVDEDGIAEVIRQREAKLYLTPRFKTVVDSLLPNSAAMKAGLQKGDQIVSVNGKKTEYFDEMSQELSNNKGKPVSLGIVRANTPTQVTANVTKDGKLGFAFDANELQKADELVKVTREYSFFEAIPRGFTRTIDALTTQVKQFRIIFNSKIQGYKSVGGPIAIVKMMPVETDADGSFSINWPAFWSFTAMFSVWLAFLNLIPIPGLDGGHVMFTLWEIITGKPVPQKVLENAQMIGVIFLLGLMLLIFGNDIFKIFTGKI; from the coding sequence ATGGAATTAACGATTCAGATCTTTCAGTTTATCCTCAGTATATCCATTCTGGTGCTCCTTCATGAACTTGGGCATTTCCTGCCCGCCAGATGGTTCCGCACCCGCGCAGAGAAATTTTTCCTGTTTTTCGATCCTTATTTTTCACTTTTCTCCATGAAGAAAATCAACGGACAGTGGAAATTCAAATTTATTTCCCAAAACCTGCCGGATACCGAAACTGTCCTTATAAACGGAGAAAGAAAGGAAGTTCCCATTAATATAGAGGCACTGCCGGACAGCGACTGGCGCAAACATCCGGAGAGCACTAAGTACGGCATCGGCTGGCTGCCATTAGGCGGTTATGTGAAAATCGCGGGTATGGTGGACGAAAGTATGGATACGGAACAGCTGAAAAAGCCGGCTGAACCTTATGAATTCCGAAGCAAGCCGGCCTGGCAGCGTCTGATTATCATGTTAGGCGGAGTTACCGTTAATTTCTTTCTGGCCTGGTTAATCTATTCCTGCCTGAGTTTCTTCAACGGTGAAACCTACCGTGACCTTAATAAATTTGAGAACGGTATCGGCGTCATGGGTTCCGGACAGAAAATGGGCTTCCGCAACGGCGATAAGATCCTTAAAGTGGACGGTAAACCGGTCGACAGATATGAAACCGCATCGCTGAATATCCTATTCAGTAATGAAGTTACTGTAGAAAGGGACGGCAAGGAACATACTTTTACTGTAGATGAAGACGGTATTGCCGAGGTGATCCGTCAGCGCGAGGCCAAACTGTATCTTACACCAAGGTTTAAGACGGTTGTAGACTCACTGCTGCCCAACAGCGCCGCCATGAAAGCAGGACTTCAGAAGGGCGACCAGATCGTTTCCGTAAATGGTAAGAAGACTGAGTATTTTGATGAAATGTCACAAGAACTCAGCAACAATAAAGGTAAACCAGTAAGTCTGGGCATTGTAAGAGCCAATACTCCTACCCAGGTAACTGCCAACGTAACAAAAGACGGGAAATTAGGTTTCGCCTTTGATGCTAATGAGCTTCAGAAAGCCGATGAGCTTGTTAAGGTAACCCGGGAATACAGTTTCTTCGAAGCGATTCCCCGTGGTTTTACCAGAACCATAGACGCACTGACGACACAGGTGAAGCAGTTCAGAATTATCTTTAATTCCAAAATTCAGGGTTATAAAAGTGTGGGCGGACCAATTGCCATCGTAAAAATGATGCCTGTAGAAACTGATGCAGATGGTAGTTTCAGTATTAACTGGCCTGCATTCTGGAGTTTTACAGCTATGTTTTCTGTATGGCTGGCTTTCCTGAACCTGATCCCTATTCCGGGTCTGGATGGCGGACATGTAATGTTTACCCTATGGGAAATCATCACTGGGAAGCCTGTACCGCAGAAAGTGCTTGAAAATGCGCAGATGATAGGCGTGATTTTCCTGCTGGGACTGATGCTGCTCATCTTCGGCAACGACATCTTCAAAATTTTTACCGGTAAAATTTAA
- a CDS encoding DUF5686 family protein produces MIYTDFKVNNTYWPRLLTTALLLLSLFSAAQTDERQMDEIILKKGKKVYKNKKENPAYAIMQEVWKRKRNNGLDKFDTYSFREYEKIQFDMANLDSAFMNRRIFRKLDFIFEYADSAANGRLALPLFLNESVYTNLGQNNPSKKKKRLLVAQKTSGFEDNQIVTLTAKNLYREIDIYDNTINYFDIGFQSPVSRDGFSTYNYELMDTLTINGQEVYHIRYEPRRSDVLAFEGQLYISTDHYAVTQATLRSTKKMSVNFVNGIFTELEYDNPDDSTFIPKKYRTVLDLSAFSKNKDAKSLTATRSVDYTDYKFNPALTNADFETKEEELSEDFVRKDEQYWEAARTDSLNQQEKGIYEMLEKLEETPRFRRITKTYETFASGYYNVGNAVDIGDLYSVYGNNEVEGHRIRLGGRTYFSQNDDWRIQGYGAYGFKDRKFKYGAEAKYMFNKVNRFTLGAGTRRDVMQLGVQLTTDDGIMSRSFASSSVFGRGENASLSSVNQTNVFAAIDPLKNLTVRLDGTLQSIKSANEAGFNLYYHDNDGMLRKTVNDSHVTLSLIARPGAKFSQTGVDRYEHSTLAPTIVLKYTRGLENLFNADYGYNKLQFMFFKPMLIGSWGKSFINLEAGKNFDPVPLALQNVIPGNQSYSLVANTFSQLNYYEFVADTYTTGHLEHHFNGKILSFIPLIKKLKLREVAFIRGAYGTLSEASKNINLEGYKYSAPDRNIYYEYGFGIENIGWGNLRFLRVDFNWRGNYLTRPDVQKFGIKAGIQFFY; encoded by the coding sequence ATGATTTACACAGACTTTAAAGTGAATAACACCTACTGGCCACGGCTCCTGACAACTGCACTGCTTCTCCTTTCATTGTTTTCTGCAGCGCAGACAGATGAAAGACAGATGGACGAAATCATCCTCAAAAAAGGCAAAAAGGTTTATAAGAATAAGAAAGAAAACCCTGCCTATGCCATTATGCAGGAAGTCTGGAAGCGCAAACGCAACAATGGCCTTGATAAATTTGACACCTACTCCTTCCGCGAATACGAAAAGATCCAGTTCGATATGGCCAACCTGGACAGTGCATTTATGAACCGCCGGATCTTCAGGAAACTCGATTTTATATTTGAGTATGCCGATTCTGCAGCCAACGGCAGACTGGCGCTCCCCCTCTTCCTTAATGAATCGGTATACACCAATTTAGGCCAGAACAATCCGTCCAAAAAAAAGAAACGGCTCCTGGTGGCCCAAAAGACTTCCGGCTTCGAGGATAACCAGATCGTTACCCTCACCGCGAAGAACCTTTACAGGGAGATCGACATTTATGACAATACGATCAATTACTTCGACATCGGTTTTCAAAGTCCTGTATCACGGGACGGGTTCAGCACCTATAATTACGAGCTTATGGATACCCTGACCATAAACGGGCAGGAGGTTTACCATATCCGTTACGAACCCCGCCGCTCTGATGTTCTCGCTTTTGAAGGACAACTTTACATTTCCACAGACCACTACGCCGTGACCCAGGCTACCCTGCGTTCCACCAAAAAGATGAGTGTAAATTTCGTGAATGGGATATTCACCGAACTTGAATATGATAATCCTGACGACAGCACTTTTATCCCCAAAAAATACCGGACTGTACTTGATCTTTCAGCCTTTTCCAAAAATAAAGATGCCAAAAGCCTTACCGCCACCCGAAGTGTAGACTATACGGACTATAAATTCAATCCGGCGCTTACAAATGCGGACTTTGAAACCAAAGAAGAGGAGTTAAGCGAGGATTTTGTCCGTAAAGATGAGCAATATTGGGAGGCAGCCCGTACAGACTCTTTAAACCAACAGGAAAAAGGAATTTATGAAATGCTGGAAAAACTGGAGGAAACACCACGCTTCCGTCGCATCACAAAAACCTATGAGACCTTTGCCTCCGGATATTATAATGTGGGAAATGCTGTTGATATAGGCGATCTGTATTCTGTTTACGGCAACAATGAAGTGGAAGGCCACCGGATCCGCCTGGGCGGCCGAACATACTTCTCACAAAATGACGACTGGCGCATCCAGGGTTATGGTGCCTACGGCTTCAAAGACCGAAAGTTCAAGTACGGTGCCGAGGCCAAATATATGTTCAATAAGGTAAACAGATTCACCCTGGGTGCAGGTACCCGCAGAGATGTGATGCAGCTGGGCGTACAGCTTACTACAGACGATGGAATTATGTCCCGGAGCTTTGCCTCGTCCTCTGTATTCGGAAGGGGTGAAAATGCCTCACTAAGCTCCGTAAACCAAACGAATGTATTTGCCGCTATTGATCCCTTAAAAAACTTAACAGTAAGGCTGGACGGCACGCTGCAAAGTATAAAATCGGCCAATGAAGCAGGATTCAACCTCTACTACCATGATAATGACGGAATGCTGCGTAAAACAGTTAACGATTCCCATGTTACACTGAGCCTGATCGCCAGACCAGGCGCAAAATTCTCACAAACCGGTGTAGACCGTTATGAGCACAGCACGCTGGCACCCACCATTGTCCTGAAATACACCCGCGGGCTGGAAAACCTCTTCAATGCTGACTACGGCTATAACAAACTACAGTTCATGTTTTTTAAACCCATGCTCATCGGCAGCTGGGGAAAATCCTTTATTAACCTGGAAGCCGGAAAGAATTTCGACCCTGTTCCGCTGGCGCTGCAGAATGTGATCCCCGGAAACCAGTCCTACAGTTTGGTGGCCAATACCTTTTCGCAGCTTAATTACTATGAATTTGTAGCTGATACTTATACCACGGGACATCTGGAACACCACTTCAACGGGAAGATCCTTTCCTTTATCCCTTTAATCAAAAAACTGAAACTTCGCGAAGTCGCATTTATCCGCGGGGCGTACGGTACACTGAGCGAAGCCTCAAAGAATATTAACCTGGAAGGATATAAGTATTCAGCTCCGGACCGGAATATCTATTATGAATACGGATTTGGGATTGAAAACATCGGCTGGGGCAACCTCCGGTTCCTGCGAGTAGATTTCAACTGGCGGGGCAATTACCTGACCAGGCCCGATGTACAAAAATTCGGAATCAAGGCGGGAATCCAGTTCTTTTACTAG
- the rpmA gene encoding 50S ribosomal protein L27, which translates to MAHKKGVGSSKNGRESHSKRLGVKIFGGQAAIAGNIIVRQRGTQHHPGENVGIGKDHTLHALVDGKVVFRKKQNNRSFVSVEPNA; encoded by the coding sequence ATGGCACACAAAAAAGGAGTTGGTAGTTCCAAAAACGGTAGAGAATCGCATTCCAAGAGACTGGGTGTAAAGATTTTCGGAGGACAGGCAGCGATTGCCGGAAACATTATTGTAAGACAGAGAGGTACTCAGCACCACCCGGGTGAAAACGTGGGTATTGGTAAGGACCACACTCTCCATGCACTTGTAGACGGAAAGGTTGTCTTCAGAAAGAAGCAAAACAACAGATCTTTTGTATCTGTTGAGCCTAACGCATAA
- the rplU gene encoding 50S ribosomal protein L21 — MFAIVEIAGLQYKVEQDQKLFVNRLKGEKGDKVSFDKVLLTVNGSTTVGAPAVSGITVDIEILDHVQADKVIIFKKKRRKGYAKKNGHRQQLTQIIVTGITGFEAEKKTKKAEPKAKKEAAATEEAKATNDSATAE; from the coding sequence ATGTTTGCAATTGTAGAAATAGCAGGGCTTCAATACAAAGTTGAGCAAGACCAGAAGTTGTTTGTAAACCGTTTGAAAGGTGAAAAAGGAGACAAGGTATCTTTTGATAAGGTTCTTCTTACCGTAAACGGTTCAACAACAGTAGGCGCCCCGGCTGTAAGCGGTATCACAGTGGATATCGAAATTTTAGACCACGTTCAGGCGGACAAGGTAATCATCTTCAAGAAGAAAAGAAGAAAAGGTTATGCTAAAAAGAACGGTCACAGACAACAGCTTACTCAAATCATCGTAACCGGTATCACTGGTTTCGAAGCTGAGAAAAAGACGAAGAAAGCTGAGCCTAAAGCAAAAAAAGAAGCTGCAGCAACTGAAGAAGCTAAAGCAACAAACGACAGCGCAACAGCTGAATAA
- a CDS encoding NAD(P)/FAD-dependent oxidoreductase yields MDKKSVIIIGGGAAGFFCAANLDETKFKVKILEQNADVLQKVKISGGGRCNVTHACFDPKDLVGFYPRGNKELISVFHKFQPGDTMDWFEQRGVALKVEADNRIFPESNSSQSIIDALLQTVNQKGFEILTKTVVQSIQQNEHGYEVSTTNGSFSADYIVYAPGSAPKSLKLIQQLGHKLVPAVPSLFTFNIKNEVLKDLMGTSFPNAIITIPSLKSDESGPLLITHWGLSGPAVLKISAWKARELAECGYKTEIVVNFLGMDTEDAANILQTYRKENPKKTLGASRIFDVTTRFWHRILWLSKVDLNKSISNLSTKDMESITGNLCVNRMQVTGKSTYKDEFVTAGGIELKEINFKNMSSRILPDFYLAGEVLNIDGVTGGFNFQACWSEAWLIAQDLNSK; encoded by the coding sequence ATGGATAAGAAATCAGTCATTATTATTGGAGGCGGTGCTGCGGGTTTTTTTTGTGCCGCCAATCTGGACGAAACAAAGTTTAAGGTAAAGATTCTTGAACAGAATGCAGATGTGCTGCAGAAGGTTAAGATCTCCGGTGGCGGCCGCTGCAATGTGACTCATGCTTGCTTCGACCCAAAAGATCTTGTAGGTTTTTATCCGCGTGGGAACAAAGAGCTTATCAGCGTCTTTCACAAATTCCAGCCCGGTGATACCATGGATTGGTTTGAACAGCGGGGCGTTGCCTTGAAGGTTGAAGCCGACAACCGCATATTTCCCGAAAGTAATTCATCGCAGTCCATCATAGATGCACTTCTGCAGACCGTTAACCAAAAAGGTTTTGAGATTCTAACGAAAACTGTTGTGCAGAGCATTCAGCAAAATGAGCATGGATATGAGGTGTCCACTACCAATGGAAGTTTTTCTGCAGACTATATCGTATATGCGCCGGGCAGTGCACCGAAATCCCTGAAGCTGATTCAGCAGTTGGGGCACAAACTGGTTCCGGCTGTGCCTTCGCTTTTTACATTCAACATAAAAAATGAAGTCCTGAAAGATCTGATGGGTACCAGCTTTCCCAATGCCATTATTACAATCCCATCGCTTAAGTCCGATGAATCCGGGCCGCTGCTCATAACGCACTGGGGACTTTCCGGACCGGCGGTTCTTAAGATTTCTGCCTGGAAAGCCCGCGAGCTGGCGGAATGTGGCTATAAAACCGAAATCGTAGTGAATTTCCTGGGTATGGACACCGAAGATGCTGCGAATATTCTTCAGACCTACCGTAAGGAGAATCCGAAGAAAACGCTGGGCGCTTCCAGGATCTTTGATGTAACCACCCGTTTCTGGCACCGCATTCTGTGGCTTTCGAAAGTGGATCTGAATAAGAGTATCTCTAACCTTAGCACCAAGGACATGGAAAGCATAACCGGAAACCTTTGCGTAAACAGGATGCAGGTCACAGGCAAATCTACCTATAAAGATGAATTCGTAACGGCCGGCGGTATAGAACTGAAAGAGATTAATTTCAAGAATATGTCCTCCCGGATTCTGCCCGACTTTTATCTGGCCGGTGAAGTGCTGAATATTGACGGTGTGACGGGCGGATTTAACTTCCAGGCTTGCTGGAGCGAGGCCTGGTTGATTGCTCAGGATCTGAACAGTAAGTAA
- a CDS encoding acyl-CoA thioesterase, with the protein MSVYHHKFEVRWSDIDANRHLANSTYVEYCAQTRMSFMSKNKMGLKELNRWGIGPVILHERYSFFREILMDQEVYVTLEIDGFSEDGAIYQFLHKFYLPDGTHCATSEAFGVWIDMMLRKSTTPPDDILEVLTKYKSDNHKIFTREDIKALPFRAENIDPALLNSI; encoded by the coding sequence ATGTCCGTATATCACCATAAATTTGAAGTGCGCTGGAGCGATATTGATGCCAACCGTCACCTTGCAAATTCTACTTACGTAGAGTATTGCGCCCAAACCAGAATGTCCTTTATGTCTAAAAACAAAATGGGCCTGAAGGAGCTGAACCGCTGGGGAATCGGTCCCGTAATCCTGCATGAGAGATATTCCTTCTTCCGGGAAATCCTGATGGACCAGGAGGTTTATGTAACCCTGGAAATCGACGGTTTTTCTGAAGATGGAGCCATCTATCAGTTCCTGCATAAATTCTATCTGCCGGACGGCACCCATTGCGCTACCTCGGAAGCTTTTGGTGTATGGATTGACATGATGCTGAGAAAATCCACCACGCCGCCGGATGATATCCTGGAGGTACTGACCAAGTATAAATCCGACAATCATAAAATATTCACGCGCGAGGACATTAAAGCACTGCCTTTCCGTGCGGAAAACATTGATCCTGCGCTCTTAAATTCCATCTGA
- the thiL gene encoding thiamine-phosphate kinase, whose protein sequence is MLEDKNPQLTPISQYGEFGLIKHLTENFSFKNESTEISIGDDAAVINPQGQKVVVTTDVLAEGVHFNLGYVPLKHLGYKAVVVNISDLAAMNATPTQILVSLAVSNRFPVEALEEIYEGIALACERYKVDLVGGDTTSSTSGLVMSITAIGLEHSENLVGRTGAKAGDLLVVTGDLGGAYMGLQILEREHSVYLANPNMQPEMEGYDYILQRQLKPEARTDIKNTLKELGVEPTSMIDVSDGLSSEILHLSDQSKVGFRLYESKIPMDPLTMTTADELNLNPVMCALNGGEDFELLFTIPAADYDKIKNHPDFTIIGHVTTLEEGNYLVAAGSNELIALNAQGWDAFLNR, encoded by the coding sequence ATGCTAGAAGATAAAAACCCACAGTTAACGCCTATTTCGCAGTATGGGGAATTCGGCCTGATAAAGCATCTGACCGAAAACTTTAGTTTCAAAAACGAATCTACGGAGATTTCCATTGGTGATGATGCTGCGGTGATCAATCCTCAGGGGCAGAAAGTTGTTGTCACCACCGATGTGCTGGCAGAAGGAGTACATTTCAATCTGGGATACGTCCCTCTGAAGCATTTGGGCTATAAAGCGGTGGTAGTAAACATCAGCGACCTGGCTGCCATGAATGCCACGCCTACACAGATACTGGTTTCACTGGCCGTATCCAACCGTTTTCCGGTAGAGGCGCTGGAAGAGATTTATGAAGGAATCGCGCTGGCTTGTGAACGGTATAAGGTAGATCTGGTGGGCGGCGATACTACAAGTTCCACATCTGGTCTGGTAATGAGCATTACCGCGATAGGTCTGGAGCATTCTGAAAACCTGGTAGGCCGTACGGGTGCCAAAGCCGGCGATTTACTTGTCGTAACCGGTGATTTGGGCGGTGCCTATATGGGTTTACAGATATTGGAGCGCGAACATTCCGTATATCTGGCCAATCCCAATATGCAGCCTGAGATGGAAGGCTACGATTATATCCTGCAAAGGCAGCTGAAGCCGGAAGCCCGCACGGACATTAAGAATACCCTTAAGGAACTGGGCGTAGAGCCAACTTCCATGATTGATGTTTCGGACGGACTTTCGTCTGAAATCCTGCATCTTTCTGATCAAAGCAAGGTAGGTTTCAGGCTTTATGAGTCCAAAATACCGATGGATCCTCTGACAATGACCACGGCAGATGAACTCAACCTTAATCCGGTGATGTGCGCGCTGAACGGAGGTGAGGATTTTGAGCTGCTGTTTACAATTCCGGCCGCTGATTATGACAAAATTAAAAATCACCCCGACTTTACCATCATTGGCCACGTAACGACTTTGGAAGAAGGCAATTACCTCGTTGCAGCGGGAAGCAATGAACTGATCGCACTGAATGCACAGGGCTGGGATGCATTTCTAAACAGATAA
- a CDS encoding PKD domain-containing protein produces the protein MKIKLLFIISFFSAFSLAQSVKKVFFVGNSYTAFNNLPQLVQNIAVSTGDNLVYEAYTPGGNTLKQHATNPAVTSTIDLGTWDYVVLQEQSQIPAFPLPYVQAELFPYGAQLVTRIRNSNPCGNAIFYMTWGRKNGDASNCSPGSYMCTYTGMDDKISERYMHMALENEALVSPVGKVWRWLRTNYPNMELYETDESHPSEIGSMVAAYTFYTTIFKKDPLLATYNGNISAAEAQIVRTAVHNVVFNNMNTYYILSHDVNSRFSTSMVNSQTVQFQNESSPSATTYFWDFGDGTTSTLENPQHSYAATGNYTVSFTTNACGRNTTATKNIEILALGVEESSAKPFLLYPNPVEKFLKIQSRNRLSSFQLFDASGRRIETSIEEQYPTYAIDMQRLTKGLYFLKFTDGAKQYSEKIQKK, from the coding sequence ATGAAAATAAAACTACTTTTTATTATTAGCTTTTTCTCTGCATTCTCACTGGCTCAATCTGTAAAAAAAGTCTTTTTTGTTGGAAACAGCTATACAGCCTTCAACAATTTGCCGCAGTTGGTACAGAACATTGCAGTAAGTACGGGTGATAACCTTGTATATGAGGCTTATACGCCTGGAGGAAACACTTTAAAGCAACATGCCACCAATCCTGCTGTCACTTCAACAATTGATTTGGGAACATGGGACTATGTAGTACTGCAGGAACAAAGCCAGATACCGGCATTTCCATTACCTTATGTGCAGGCAGAACTTTTTCCCTATGGCGCACAGTTAGTCACCCGTATTAGAAACAGCAATCCTTGTGGCAATGCTATATTTTATATGACATGGGGAAGAAAAAATGGCGATGCGTCCAACTGTTCACCAGGCTCCTATATGTGTACCTATACCGGCATGGATGATAAAATCAGTGAAAGGTATATGCATATGGCATTAGAAAATGAAGCCTTGGTTTCCCCCGTAGGAAAGGTTTGGAGATGGCTTCGCACCAATTATCCAAATATGGAATTGTATGAAACTGATGAGTCGCATCCCAGCGAAATAGGTTCTATGGTTGCCGCATATACTTTCTACACCACTATTTTCAAGAAAGATCCTTTGCTGGCGACTTATAACGGAAATATAAGTGCGGCAGAAGCGCAAATCGTAAGAACGGCAGTTCATAATGTTGTTTTTAACAATATGAATACGTACTATATTTTATCACATGATGTTAATTCAAGATTTTCCACAAGTATGGTAAATTCGCAAACGGTCCAGTTTCAAAATGAATCTTCACCTTCTGCTACAACCTATTTTTGGGATTTCGGTGACGGAACCACCTCTACATTGGAAAATCCCCAGCACTCCTACGCGGCCACAGGAAACTATACCGTCTCCTTTACTACAAATGCATGTGGGAGAAATACGACTGCAACAAAGAATATTGAGATTCTTGCATTGGGTGTAGAAGAATCCTCAGCAAAACCGTTTTTGCTGTATCCAAATCCTGTAGAAAAATTCTTGAAAATACAATCCAGAAACAGATTATCCTCTTTTCAACTTTTTGATGCCAGTGGCAGAAGAATCGAGACTTCAATTGAAGAGCAGTATCCTACCTACGCTATCGATATGCAAAGATTAACCAAAGGTTTGTATTTCCTGAAATTCACTGACGGTGCTAAGCAATATTCAGAAAAAATTCAGAAAAAATAA
- a CDS encoding GatB/YqeY domain-containing protein, with protein MSLEHNITEAIKTAMREKDKTALDALRAVKAQILLVKTEAKGAEVSEEQEIAILQRMIKQRKDSFEQFSAQGRTDLADVETAQTAVIEKFLPKQLTAEELETEIRSIIAETGAESMKDLGKVMGMASKSLAGKSDGKSISEMVKKLLS; from the coding sequence ATGAGTTTAGAACACAACATTACAGAAGCCATAAAGACCGCCATGCGCGAAAAGGACAAAACAGCCCTGGATGCACTTCGTGCGGTGAAAGCACAGATCTTACTCGTGAAAACGGAGGCAAAAGGTGCCGAGGTTTCAGAGGAGCAGGAAATTGCTATCCTCCAGCGTATGATTAAGCAGCGGAAAGACTCTTTCGAACAGTTTTCGGCGCAGGGCCGTACGGACCTTGCTGACGTTGAAACCGCGCAGACAGCAGTCATTGAGAAATTTTTGCCAAAACAGCTTACTGCTGAAGAACTGGAGACGGAGATCCGCAGTATCATTGCCGAAACCGGTGCTGAATCCATGAAGGATTTGGGAAAAGTGATGGGAATGGCCTCTAAATCCCTTGCCGGCAAATCTGACGGTAAGAGTATTTCAGAAATGGTGAAGAAACTGCTTTCTTAA